From Sphingomonas sp., the proteins below share one genomic window:
- a CDS encoding OmpA family protein — MRKLAVTLALATTALSTPAFARDDAWYVGVEGGAMLVEDIHFDVGASKDVVTQNNHVGYDVGGEIGYDFGPFRAEAEVSYRRSRVDSARTAVPTAILFANGAAGTTAAGNYEDASGSTSALSFMVNGLLDFGDDNGLQGFVGGGAGVARVKNRLRVAGAADVLNDSDTVFAWQALAGVRAPINKNVDVSLKYRFFNAPDVKMVDLGGNQWKGRYRSHSLLVGLTYNFGAPEEPVAPPPPPPPAPVAETPPPPPPPPAPEAKVCTPGPYIVFFDWNKSDITPEAASILDNAISNYADCSNTKVVIAGYTDRSGSASYNVGLSQRRADTVRSYMGGKGIPDAAMQAQGFGESNPRVPTADGVRELQNRRVEITYGPGSGM, encoded by the coding sequence ATGCGGAAGCTTGCCGTCACTTTGGCGCTCGCCACGACCGCGCTCAGCACGCCCGCCTTTGCCCGCGACGACGCGTGGTATGTGGGTGTTGAAGGTGGCGCGATGCTCGTCGAGGACATTCACTTCGACGTTGGCGCCAGCAAGGATGTTGTGACGCAGAACAACCATGTCGGTTACGACGTTGGTGGTGAAATCGGGTATGACTTCGGTCCGTTCCGTGCGGAAGCCGAAGTGAGCTATCGTCGCTCGCGCGTCGACAGCGCACGTACCGCAGTTCCGACGGCGATCCTGTTCGCCAACGGCGCAGCGGGCACCACGGCAGCTGGCAACTATGAGGACGCCAGCGGCAGCACGTCGGCGCTGTCCTTCATGGTCAACGGCCTGCTCGACTTCGGTGACGACAACGGCCTGCAGGGCTTCGTCGGCGGTGGTGCGGGTGTTGCCCGCGTGAAGAACCGTCTGCGCGTCGCTGGTGCAGCCGATGTCCTCAACGACTCGGACACCGTCTTCGCATGGCAGGCGCTCGCTGGCGTTCGTGCGCCGATCAACAAGAATGTCGACGTGTCGCTGAAGTATCGCTTCTTCAACGCACCCGACGTCAAGATGGTTGATCTCGGTGGCAACCAGTGGAAGGGTCGCTATCGTTCGCACAGCCTGCTCGTCGGCCTGACCTACAACTTCGGTGCGCCGGAAGAGCCCGTCGCTCCGCCGCCGCCGCCGCCGCCGGCTCCGGTCGCTGAGACTCCGCCGCCGCCGCCGCCGCCGCCGGCTCCGGAAGCCAAGGTCTGCACGCCTGGGCCGTACATCGTGTTCTTCGACTGGAACAAGTCGGACATCACGCCGGAAGCAGCGAGCATCCTGGACAATGCGATCAGCAACTACGCCGATTGCAGCAACACCAAGGTTGTCATCGCCGGCTACACCGACCGTTCGGGCTCGGCGAGCTACAACGTTGGTCTGTCGCAGCGTCGCGCCGACACGGTCCGCAGCTACATGGGTGGTAAGGGTATCCCCGACGCCGCCATGCAGGCCCAGGGCTTCGGCGAGAGCAACCCGCGCGTTCCGACCGCCGATGGCGTTCGCGAGCTCCAGAACCGTCGCGTGGAAATCACGTACGGTCCGGGTTCGGGCATGTAA
- a CDS encoding DUF1134 domain-containing protein produces MMRSGWFTLLAVAVTGLGSMPAAAQMTTIDPNTAIDSDLKSSPPQQSAPPPASTQMQESYPPADTAPPPADSSPPPVQPAPSSPAAADPSATTARQAATDTFEKDDLLAAAEGTFGKGASGLAKLLEDILKDQGKPNAYIAGSEASGAIGVGLRYGKGEMFHKVEGQRPIYWTGPSIGFDLGGDANKVFVLVYNLYDSQEIYKRFPQGEGHAYFVGGFSASYLRRGDVVLIPVRLGVGWRLGVNAGYMKFSEKQRWLPF; encoded by the coding sequence ATGATGCGATCGGGTTGGTTCACGCTTCTGGCAGTTGCCGTCACCGGGCTGGGGAGCATGCCTGCCGCCGCCCAGATGACGACGATCGACCCCAATACCGCGATCGATTCGGACCTCAAATCGTCACCGCCGCAGCAAAGTGCGCCGCCGCCCGCGAGCACGCAGATGCAGGAATCCTATCCCCCGGCGGACACCGCACCACCGCCGGCCGACAGCAGCCCGCCGCCCGTGCAGCCGGCACCCTCCAGCCCCGCCGCCGCGGACCCGTCGGCGACCACCGCGCGTCAGGCGGCCACCGACACGTTCGAGAAGGACGATCTGCTCGCCGCGGCCGAGGGCACGTTCGGCAAGGGCGCCTCGGGCCTTGCCAAGCTGCTCGAGGACATTCTGAAGGACCAGGGCAAGCCCAACGCCTACATCGCCGGCAGCGAAGCCTCGGGCGCGATCGGCGTCGGCCTGCGCTACGGCAAGGGCGAGATGTTCCACAAGGTGGAGGGGCAGCGCCCGATCTACTGGACCGGCCCGTCGATCGGCTTCGACCTGGGCGGCGACGCCAACAAGGTGTTCGTGCTGGTCTACAACCTCTATGACAGCCAGGAAATCTACAAGCGCTTCCCGCAGGGCGAGGGCCATGCCTATTTCGTCGGCGGCTTCTCGGCGTCGTATCTGCGGCGCGGCGACGTGGTGCTGATCCCGGTGCGGCTGGGCGTGGGCTGGCGGCTGGGCGTCAACGCCGGCTACATGAAGTTCAGCGAAAAGCAGCGCTGGCTGCCCTTCTGA
- a CDS encoding folate-binding protein, with protein sequence MDDTSTWLDDRALLRLSGDDVRGFLQGLLPQDLASVTPQTPQWAGLLTPQGKALFDFLLWADGDAILIDCEASARDAVARRLTMYRLRRTITIEPVETGVHWSPSPRPGAVPDPRLADLGHRWLGDAAGGSAAGAWRAHRLSLGVAEGMDELGSDKTLWLECNAQELRGVSYTKGCYIGQENTARMHYRAKVNRRLVVAPLAAPGDRTRAIYPELGKMVELRRVEALGDALVPEWLAAALAAEA encoded by the coding sequence ATGGACGATACCAGCACCTGGCTCGACGATCGCGCGCTCCTGCGCCTCTCCGGCGACGATGTTCGCGGCTTTCTGCAGGGGTTGCTGCCGCAGGACCTGGCCAGCGTCACGCCGCAGACGCCGCAATGGGCCGGGCTGCTCACGCCACAGGGCAAGGCATTGTTCGATTTCCTCCTCTGGGCGGACGGTGACGCGATCCTGATCGATTGCGAAGCCAGCGCACGCGACGCCGTCGCGCGGCGTCTGACCATGTACCGCCTGCGCCGCACAATCACGATTGAGCCGGTCGAGACGGGCGTGCACTGGTCCCCCTCACCGCGCCCCGGAGCAGTCCCTGACCCGCGGCTGGCGGATCTCGGCCACCGCTGGCTCGGCGATGCGGCGGGTGGAAGCGCGGCAGGAGCGTGGCGGGCGCATCGCCTGTCGCTGGGCGTCGCCGAAGGCATGGACGAGCTGGGCAGCGACAAGACGCTGTGGCTCGAATGCAACGCGCAGGAGCTGCGAGGCGTCAGCTACACCAAGGGCTGCTATATCGGTCAGGAGAACACCGCGCGGATGCACTATCGCGCCAAGGTCAACCGCCGGCTGGTCGTGGCGCCGCTCGCCGCACCGGGCGATCGCACCCGTGCGATCTACCCGGAGCTGGGCAAGATGGTCGAACTGCGCAGGGTGGAGGCGCTGGGGGACGCGCTGGTGCCGGAATGGCTTGCGGCGGCGCTGGCCGCCGAAGCATGA
- a CDS encoding dihydroorotase, translating to MANVELKLRGGRVHLPSGPAEVDVGVSGGKIVAIGAVGDAGETIDCTGLDVLPGVIDSQVHFREPGLEYKEDLESGSRSAVLGGVTAVFEMPNTKPNTDSEAAVADKLARAHHRMWCDHAFYVGATNNNAEHLAELERLPGTAGVKIFMGASTGDLLVSDDANLARVLASGHRRVAIHAEDEFRMQERLGERVPGDPASHPVWRDDESAILATRRILRLARAARRRIHVLHVTTPAELELLGQNKDIATCEVTPQHLTLAGEEAYPTIGTYAQMNPPIRSGAHRDGLWHWLRQGVPDVLGSDHAPHTAGEKAKPYPDSPSGMPGVQTLLPLMLNHVAEGRLTLQRLIDLTSAGPQRIFGLVGKGRIVPGYDADFTVVDLKSRWTVDEAWLASRCGWSPFTGMELTGRPVGTIIRGNRVMWEGQLANQAIGEPVKFEAVEFG from the coding sequence ATGGCGAATGTCGAACTCAAGCTGCGCGGCGGCCGCGTGCATCTCCCGAGCGGACCGGCGGAGGTCGATGTCGGCGTTTCCGGCGGCAAGATCGTCGCGATCGGCGCGGTGGGCGATGCGGGCGAGACGATCGACTGCACCGGCCTCGACGTGTTGCCCGGCGTGATCGACAGCCAGGTCCATTTCCGCGAGCCGGGGCTCGAGTACAAGGAAGACCTGGAAAGCGGCAGCCGCTCGGCGGTGCTGGGCGGGGTGACCGCGGTGTTCGAGATGCCGAACACCAAGCCCAATACCGACAGCGAGGCGGCGGTGGCCGACAAGCTGGCCCGCGCGCACCACCGCATGTGGTGCGATCATGCCTTCTATGTCGGCGCGACCAACAACAACGCCGAGCACCTCGCCGAGCTGGAGCGGCTCCCGGGCACTGCGGGCGTGAAGATCTTCATGGGCGCCTCGACCGGCGATCTGCTGGTCTCCGACGATGCCAATCTCGCGCGGGTACTCGCCTCGGGCCATCGCCGCGTGGCGATCCATGCCGAGGACGAGTTCCGCATGCAGGAGCGGCTGGGTGAGCGCGTGCCCGGCGATCCCGCGTCGCATCCCGTGTGGCGCGATGACGAGAGCGCGATCCTCGCCACCCGGCGTATCCTGCGGCTGGCCCGCGCGGCGCGGCGGCGGATCCACGTCCTCCACGTGACCACGCCGGCCGAGCTCGAGCTGCTCGGCCAGAACAAGGACATCGCCACCTGCGAAGTCACCCCGCAGCACCTCACGCTGGCGGGGGAGGAGGCCTATCCGACGATCGGCACCTATGCGCAGATGAACCCGCCGATCCGCTCGGGGGCGCATCGCGACGGGCTGTGGCACTGGCTGCGCCAGGGCGTGCCCGACGTGCTCGGGTCGGACCATGCGCCGCACACCGCCGGGGAGAAGGCCAAGCCCTATCCGGACAGCCCCAGCGGCATGCCCGGCGTCCAGACGCTGCTGCCGCTGATGCTCAACCATGTCGCGGAAGGGCGGCTGACGCTGCAGCGGCTGATCGACCTGACCAGCGCGGGGCCGCAGCGCATCTTCGGGCTGGTGGGCAAGGGCCGCATCGTGCCGGGCTATGATGCCGACTTCACCGTGGTCGACCTCAAGTCGCGCTGGACGGTGGACGAGGCGTGGCTCGCCTCGCGCTGCGGTTGGTCGCCCTTTACGGGGATGGAACTGACCGGCCGCCCGGTCGGCACCATCATTCGCGGCAACCGGGTGATGTGGGAGGGCCAGCTTGCCAACCAGGCGATCGGCGAGCCGGTGAAGTTCGAGGCGGTCGAATTCGGTTGA
- a CDS encoding peptidoglycan endopeptidase — translation MSGAAVVAAARAALGAPFRLHGRDVATGLDCVGLAVVALGRGAPATYRLRTGDVAGTAAQLREAGLVEVAKAQLGDLLLCRSGPGQLHLAIRCEDGIIHADALARRVVERPGPVPWPVLGCWRLEEEG, via the coding sequence ATGAGCGGCGCGGCGGTGGTCGCGGCGGCGCGGGCAGCGCTCGGCGCGCCCTTTCGGCTGCACGGACGCGACGTGGCGACGGGGCTCGACTGCGTCGGGCTGGCAGTGGTCGCGCTCGGACGCGGCGCGCCGGCAACGTATCGGCTGCGCACCGGCGATGTGGCCGGCACCGCGGCGCAGCTGCGCGAAGCCGGGTTGGTCGAGGTCGCGAAAGCACAACTCGGTGACCTGCTGCTCTGCCGCAGCGGACCCGGCCAGCTGCACCTCGCGATCCGCTGTGAGGACGGAATCATCCATGCCGACGCGCTCGCGCGCCGGGTGGTCGAACGCCCCGGCCCCGTGCCCTGGCCGGTGCTGGGCTGCTGGCGTCTGGAGGAGGAAGGCTGA
- a CDS encoding DUF2163 domain-containing protein, with translation MSWLEGTLTTVTLCWRIERRDGVTIGLTAHDRDLLIDGVLYRAAPGMTPSAVERSATLEADSMDVHGMLSGDAISETDLLAGRWDFARVALFATDWTAPGETVALGEGTIGAIETRDGAITAELRGLTAAFDAPVAEATSPDCRAELGDTRCRVAMAGRRRFARVTAVADAVVTLDTAEPTANAYGNGRLRWFGGPNSGLEDAIAASEGNRVTLRRPPRFGGVGALVQLIEGCDGRFEICTGRFANAANFRGEPFLPGTDLLTRYPGA, from the coding sequence ATGAGCTGGCTGGAAGGCACGCTGACCACCGTCACCCTGTGCTGGCGGATCGAGCGGCGCGACGGGGTGACGATCGGCCTCACCGCGCACGACCGCGACCTGCTGATCGACGGCGTACTCTACCGCGCCGCGCCGGGGATGACCCCCAGCGCGGTCGAGCGCAGCGCGACGCTGGAGGCGGACAGCATGGACGTGCACGGCATGCTCTCCGGCGACGCTATCTCCGAGACGGACCTGCTCGCCGGCCGCTGGGACTTTGCCCGCGTCGCGCTGTTCGCCACCGACTGGACCGCGCCGGGCGAAACGGTGGCGCTGGGCGAGGGGACGATCGGTGCGATCGAAACGCGGGACGGCGCGATCACTGCGGAGCTGCGCGGGCTCACCGCCGCCTTCGATGCGCCGGTGGCCGAGGCGACCTCGCCCGATTGCCGCGCCGAGCTGGGCGACACGCGGTGCCGGGTGGCGATGGCCGGGCGGCGGCGCTTCGCCCGGGTGACGGCGGTGGCCGACGCGGTGGTGACGCTGGATACCGCCGAACCCACCGCCAACGCCTACGGCAACGGCCGGCTGCGTTGGTTCGGCGGGCCGAACAGCGGGCTGGAGGATGCGATTGCCGCGTCCGAGGGCAACCGGGTGACGCTCCGCCGCCCGCCGCGCTTCGGCGGGGTGGGCGCCTTGGTCCAGCTCATTGAGGGCTGCGACGGCCGGTTCGAGATCTGTACGGGTCGCTTCGCCAACGCCGCCAATTTCCGCGGCGAGCCCTTCCTGCCGGGCACCGACCTGCTCACCCGGTATCCCGGCGCATGA
- a CDS encoding MFS transporter has protein sequence MARNRAADRSEDRTRATRALQALNFFMADMQAGIGPFLGVFLQQRGWTAGPIGTVMTAGGIAGMAMTVPAGAFIDHTEKKRLVVIVTGICTVLASFLILLSQAGWVVTVSQVATAIAGAAIGPAVAGMTLGVVRQAGFNAQNGRNQAWNHAGNMVGAGLSGWLGWKFGMPAIFYLAALFGVLAITCVLLIPERAIDHAAARGLEAKEDAKEESQAEGFAALFRTKPLLILAAALACFHLGNGAMLPLYGLAVVGAGKGDAALFTATTVVVAQAVMILASLIAMRLAAGRGYWLVLLVSFAALPLRGALAGTFIEHWGVWPVQALDGIGAGLQSVAVPGLVACMLDGTGRVNVGQGAVMTVQGVGASLSPAIGGWLAQAIGYRLAFYILGSFALISLALWIGFAATLRPACAGAQPDQDQ, from the coding sequence ATGGCACGAAATCGCGCCGCCGATAGGAGCGAGGATCGCACTCGCGCCACCCGCGCGCTCCAGGCGCTCAACTTCTTCATGGCGGACATGCAGGCAGGCATCGGCCCGTTTCTGGGCGTCTTCCTGCAGCAACGCGGCTGGACCGCGGGGCCCATCGGCACCGTGATGACCGCGGGCGGGATCGCCGGCATGGCGATGACCGTGCCCGCGGGCGCCTTTATCGATCATACCGAAAAGAAACGACTCGTCGTGATCGTCACCGGCATCTGTACGGTGCTTGCCTCGTTCCTGATCCTGCTCTCGCAGGCAGGCTGGGTAGTGACGGTGAGCCAGGTGGCCACCGCCATCGCAGGTGCCGCCATCGGCCCGGCAGTGGCGGGCATGACGCTGGGCGTCGTCCGCCAAGCCGGTTTCAATGCCCAGAACGGCCGCAACCAGGCATGGAACCATGCCGGCAACATGGTCGGCGCGGGGCTCTCTGGCTGGCTCGGCTGGAAGTTCGGCATGCCGGCGATCTTCTATCTTGCCGCGCTGTTTGGGGTGCTGGCGATCACCTGCGTGCTGCTCATCCCGGAACGCGCGATCGACCATGCCGCCGCGCGCGGCCTGGAGGCCAAGGAGGATGCGAAGGAGGAAAGTCAGGCCGAGGGCTTTGCCGCCCTGTTCCGGACCAAGCCACTGCTGATCCTTGCCGCGGCACTCGCCTGCTTCCACCTCGGCAACGGTGCGATGCTGCCGCTTTACGGACTGGCCGTGGTGGGTGCCGGCAAGGGTGACGCGGCGCTGTTCACCGCCACGACGGTAGTGGTGGCGCAGGCGGTGATGATCCTTGCCTCGCTGATCGCGATGCGGCTTGCGGCCGGCCGAGGCTATTGGCTGGTCCTGCTGGTGTCGTTCGCTGCGCTGCCGCTGCGCGGGGCGTTGGCCGGCACGTTCATCGAGCATTGGGGCGTCTGGCCGGTGCAGGCCCTCGACGGCATCGGGGCCGGGCTGCAGAGCGTGGCGGTCCCCGGGCTCGTCGCCTGCATGCTCGACGGCACCGGTCGGGTGAATGTGGGCCAGGGTGCGGTGATGACGGTGCAGGGCGTCGGCGCGTCGCTGAGTCCGGCGATCGGCGGCTGGCTGGCGCAGGCGATCGGCTATCGCCTGGCCTTCTATATCCTCGGCAGCTTCGCGCTGATCAGCCTGGCGCTGTGGATCGGCTTCGCCGCAACCCTCCGGCCCGCCTGCGCGGGTGCACAACCTGACCAGGACCAATGA
- a CDS encoding DUF2793 domain-containing protein, producing MTVLPTPRLALPLLEPGQAQKEMFHNEALALLDIATQAAVVAAMVDLPPAAPATGQCWIIGAAPQDAWAGQARKLAGWTEGGWRFLTPRDGMRVWVAADQALALFSGGEWYQGRTYGRLFIEGRQVVGPRQSNVAEPSGGMTVDAEARGAISAVLQMLRQHGLIGTD from the coding sequence ATGACCGTTTTGCCGACGCCGCGCCTGGCGCTGCCGCTGCTCGAGCCCGGGCAGGCGCAGAAGGAGATGTTCCACAACGAAGCCCTCGCGCTGCTCGACATCGCCACCCAGGCAGCCGTGGTCGCGGCGATGGTCGATTTGCCGCCCGCAGCGCCGGCGACCGGCCAGTGCTGGATCATCGGTGCTGCGCCGCAAGATGCTTGGGCCGGTCAGGCACGCAAGCTGGCAGGGTGGACCGAAGGCGGCTGGCGTTTTTTGACTCCGCGTGACGGCATGCGGGTGTGGGTCGCCGCGGACCAGGCCCTGGCCTTGTTCAGCGGCGGAGAATGGTACCAAGGGCGTACCTATGGAAGACTTTTTATCGAAGGGCGGCAAGTAGTTGGGCCCCGACAGTCGAATGTCGCGGAACCCTCGGGGGGCATGACGGTTGACGCAGAGGCGAGAGGGGCGATCTCCGCGGTCCTACAAATGTTGCGCCAGCACGGGTTGATCGGAACGGATTAA
- a CDS encoding arsenic transporter, producing the protein MSPATLATWAICIAATAGVIGRPFRWPEAVWAVSGALLLLLLGLMPIGAAAAAVGKGLDVYLFLIGMMLLSETAREQGLFDWVAATAAAHARGSTPRLFGLVYLTGIVTTTFLSNDATAVVLTPAVYAAARKAKADPLPMLFACALIANAASFVLPISNPANLVLYGGTMPPLGQWFGSFALPSIAAIAVTFFALRWAERARLSGSCETDIARAPLSGGGKAALAGIAATALLLLAMSALDRPLGLPTCVAGLATTLLVCALARRSPITLASSVSWSVLPLVAGLFVLVEALDRTGVIAMVADALRAAAGDPARGAATAGTVLAFASNLMNNLPAGLIASEAVAQAHPPRLIVDALLIGVDLGPNLSITGSLATILWLQAIRREGEDVGFWRFLKVGAVTMVPALIAALGARLLLG; encoded by the coding sequence ATGAGCCCGGCGACGCTCGCTACTTGGGCCATCTGCATCGCCGCGACAGCGGGGGTGATCGGCCGCCCGTTTCGTTGGCCCGAGGCGGTCTGGGCCGTCAGCGGCGCGCTGCTGCTCCTGCTGCTCGGGCTGATGCCGATCGGCGCCGCAGCAGCCGCGGTGGGCAAGGGGCTCGACGTCTATCTGTTCCTGATCGGCATGATGCTGCTCAGCGAAACCGCGCGGGAGCAGGGGCTGTTCGACTGGGTCGCCGCCACCGCCGCCGCGCATGCCCGCGGCTCGACGCCGCGTCTGTTCGGGCTCGTGTATCTGACGGGTATCGTCACCACGACCTTCCTGTCGAACGATGCCACCGCGGTGGTGCTCACCCCCGCCGTCTATGCCGCCGCGCGCAAGGCCAAGGCCGATCCGCTGCCGATGCTGTTCGCCTGCGCACTGATCGCCAACGCCGCCAGCTTCGTGCTGCCGATCTCCAATCCGGCCAATCTGGTGCTGTACGGGGGCACGATGCCGCCGCTCGGGCAATGGTTCGGTTCGTTCGCCCTCCCCTCGATCGCCGCCATCGCCGTGACCTTCTTCGCATTGCGTTGGGCGGAGCGGGCGCGGCTGTCGGGCAGTTGCGAAACGGACATCGCCCGCGCGCCGCTGTCGGGCGGGGGCAAGGCGGCGCTGGCGGGTATTGCCGCCACGGCCTTGCTGCTGCTCGCCATGTCGGCACTCGACCGGCCACTGGGCCTGCCGACCTGCGTCGCAGGACTGGCAACGACCTTGCTCGTCTGCGCGCTCGCCAGGCGCTCGCCGATTACCCTGGCAAGCTCAGTTTCGTGGAGCGTGCTGCCGCTCGTTGCGGGGCTGTTCGTGCTGGTCGAGGCGCTCGACCGGACCGGTGTGATCGCTATGGTTGCGGACGCCTTGCGCGCCGCTGCCGGCGATCCCGCGCGCGGCGCCGCCACGGCCGGCACCGTGCTCGCCTTCGCCTCGAACCTGATGAACAACCTGCCGGCGGGCCTGATCGCCAGCGAAGCGGTGGCACAGGCGCACCCGCCGCGGCTGATCGTCGACGCGCTGCTGATCGGCGTGGACCTCGGCCCCAATCTGTCGATCACGGGCAGCCTGGCGACGATCCTGTGGCTCCAGGCGATCCGGCGTGAAGGCGAGGACGTCGGCTTCTGGCGATTCCTGAAGGTCGGCGCGGTGACGATGGTGCCAGCGCTCATCGCGGCGCTCGGCGCGCGGCTGCTGCTCGGCTGA
- a CDS encoding phage tail protein, whose amino-acid sequence MQSDGNALTLQTGTGAARAMADSGVGADAQPTGRGARAIAAADAAPRRLSIGYYDPARDYQAGVQQASRPGTGTRETRIDLPAVLDAGAAKAMAAAALARTDLARERRTLTLGWEALTLAPGARITIDGAPGQWRVDRWSLEHMVVKLECVPIAEAPLSGAASPGRAVMAPDAQRGRTLLMPFELPPLDDVATTGPNLVVAATGTGSGWRRAALLASTDGGAHWVPAGDTAYPAILGTVRVPPAPARAALIDNAGYAEVELARTDMALANADPAALDAGANLAMLGDELLQFGQAASLGGTRWRLSQLWRGRRGTEAAIGTQRIGDRFVLVARETLKPLDLRVAVGGAVRLLAQGSDDPIDVAPVTTTSTGISLLPPSPVHLRATRQGDVTQIGWARRSRVGWAWRDGVDVPLGEEVERYEVEIVRGAERSVRTLSSPGLTLSAADRAAPLTLTVRQIGTYGLSPAVQLSIPSLGDDQ is encoded by the coding sequence GTGCAGAGCGACGGCAATGCCCTGACTCTGCAGACCGGCACGGGGGCGGCGCGGGCGATGGCCGACAGCGGGGTCGGCGCCGACGCCCAGCCCACCGGCCGAGGGGCGCGCGCGATCGCGGCGGCGGATGCAGCGCCGCGCCGGCTGAGCATCGGCTATTATGATCCCGCGCGCGACTATCAGGCGGGCGTGCAGCAGGCGTCGCGCCCGGGCACCGGCACGCGCGAGACGCGAATCGACCTGCCCGCCGTGCTCGATGCCGGCGCGGCCAAGGCGATGGCGGCGGCAGCGCTGGCCCGCACCGATCTGGCCCGCGAGCGCCGCACGCTGACGCTCGGCTGGGAGGCGCTGACGCTCGCCCCCGGCGCGCGCATCACCATCGACGGTGCGCCCGGCCAGTGGCGCGTGGATCGCTGGTCGCTCGAGCACATGGTCGTGAAGCTCGAATGCGTGCCGATCGCCGAGGCGCCGCTCTCGGGTGCGGCGAGCCCCGGCCGCGCGGTCATGGCGCCGGACGCGCAGCGCGGCCGTACCCTCCTGATGCCGTTCGAGCTGCCGCCGCTGGACGACGTCGCCACGACGGGACCGAACCTGGTGGTTGCCGCTACCGGCACCGGCAGCGGCTGGCGCCGGGCCGCGCTGCTGGCGAGCACCGATGGCGGCGCGCACTGGGTGCCGGCGGGGGATACCGCCTATCCGGCAATTCTCGGCACGGTGCGGGTGCCGCCGGCCCCGGCCCGCGCGGCGCTGATCGACAACGCGGGCTATGCCGAGGTGGAACTCGCCCGCACCGACATGGCGCTGGCCAATGCGGATCCGGCGGCGCTCGACGCCGGCGCGAACCTTGCGATGCTCGGCGACGAACTGCTTCAGTTTGGCCAGGCGGCGAGCCTTGGTGGGACCCGCTGGCGCCTGTCGCAGCTATGGCGCGGCCGGCGGGGGACCGAGGCGGCCATCGGCACCCAGCGCATCGGCGATCGCTTCGTGCTGGTCGCGCGCGAGACGCTCAAGCCGCTCGACCTTCGGGTGGCTGTCGGCGGGGCGGTGCGACTGCTCGCGCAAGGCTCCGACGATCCCATTGATGTGGCGCCCGTCACGACGACATCGACCGGCATCTCGCTGCTGCCCCCGTCGCCGGTGCACCTGCGCGCGACGCGGCAGGGCGATGTCACGCAAATCGGCTGGGCGCGGCGGAGCAGGGTCGGCTGGGCATGGCGCGACGGCGTCGACGTGCCGCTCGGCGAGGAGGTCGAGCGCTATGAAGTCGAGATCGTTCGCGGGGCCGAGCGAAGCGTGCGCACGCTAAGCTCCCCCGGGCTGACGCTGTCCGCCGCCGATCGCGCGGCGCCGCTCACGCTCACGGTACGCCAGATCGGCACCTACGGCCTGTCGCCCGCCGTGCAGCTTTCGATTCCCAGTCTTGGAGACGACCAATGA